From a region of the Streptacidiphilus albus JL83 genome:
- a CDS encoding integrase core domain-containing protein: protein MLLKLAYLGMTNTFALLRLLPMSDREKDIEILALRHHITVLERQLNGQQVRFHAIDRAFLASLLQSLPREALRRVRLLVRPDTVLRWHRNLIARRHAAQSRPKRGGRPRTVHSIRALVLRLARENPNWGYRRLHGELLVLGVKVAASTVWEILKEAGIEPSPERASSTWADFLRSQADALLACDFFETVTLTGARLYVFAVIEHANRRIRILGATKHPTGSWVVQAAKNLVMDLEDSGCRARYLIRDRDGKFPQLFDDVLKDAGIEVVLSGVRIPRMNSITERWVQTCRRELLDRTLIWDQRHLLHALREFETFYNAHRPHQGIANARPLHALPAPIEDPGRIAHLDIRRRARLGGILHEYQHAA from the coding sequence GTGCTGCTGAAACTGGCGTATCTGGGCATGACGAACACGTTCGCACTGCTGCGGCTGCTGCCGATGAGCGACCGCGAGAAGGACATCGAGATCCTGGCTCTGCGCCATCACATCACCGTCCTGGAAAGACAGCTGAACGGACAACAGGTCCGCTTCCACGCCATCGACCGGGCCTTTCTCGCGTCACTTCTCCAGAGCCTTCCACGGGAAGCACTACGCCGGGTCCGACTACTGGTGCGACCCGACACCGTACTGCGCTGGCACCGCAACCTGATCGCCCGCCGACACGCCGCCCAGTCCAGGCCCAAACGCGGAGGCCGGCCCCGCACCGTGCACTCGATCCGCGCCCTCGTCCTTCGTCTGGCCAGGGAGAACCCGAACTGGGGCTACCGGCGCCTGCACGGCGAACTGCTCGTGCTCGGAGTGAAAGTGGCCGCATCCACAGTCTGGGAGATCCTCAAGGAAGCCGGCATCGAGCCGTCCCCCGAGCGTGCATCGAGCACCTGGGCGGACTTCCTGCGCTCCCAAGCCGACGCGCTCCTCGCATGCGACTTCTTCGAGACCGTCACACTGACCGGCGCCCGCCTCTACGTATTCGCCGTGATCGAGCACGCCAACCGCCGGATCCGGATCCTGGGCGCCACCAAGCACCCGACCGGGTCCTGGGTGGTCCAAGCCGCGAAGAACCTCGTCATGGACCTCGAGGACTCCGGCTGCCGGGCGCGCTACCTGATCAGGGACCGGGACGGGAAGTTCCCCCAGCTGTTCGACGACGTGCTCAAGGACGCGGGAATCGAAGTCGTGCTCAGCGGCGTCCGCATACCGCGCATGAACTCGATCACGGAGCGCTGGGTCCAGACCTGCAGACGAGAACTGCTGGACCGCACACTGATCTGGGACCAGCGCCACCTCCTGCACGCCCTGCGCGAGTTCGAGACGTTCTACAACGCGCACCGGCCACACCAGGGCATCGCCAACGCCCGGCCACTCCACGCACTGCCCGCTCCGATCGAAGACCCGGGCCGAATCGCCCATCTGGACATACGACGACGAGCACGACTCGGCGGCATACTCCACGAGTACCAACACGCGGCCTGA
- a CDS encoding D-alanyl-D-alanine carboxypeptidase family protein: MSRPAPAHSHRPSGGRGSTRGGRRRATRRRGPRYGWIAAALTCAVLGVGGLLTTHSSPPAHAAEAAAATPAPSGSSAASTPSPQAPRVTLAVPATLTVPGRTDLDWPSSGQAAVAVEGLGTIGSSGPSSTPQPIASVTKTMTAYLILKDHPLAVGQQGPSITVTPAEAAQLPQEEALQQSLVPVTTGEQFTERQALQALMLASADNMAQILADWDSGTENAFVARMNTTATALGMTHTSFTQPSGYLGTSISTATDLVTLGEAAMNDPAFADLVDETSATIPSGTVTNYNTLLGTDGVNGIKTGSTYWAGGCLLFSAATTVDGHHTTLVGAVLGQPGSIDTMLPNVFAATRQLIDSTDNTLTRTTLLTTTQTIATRTGNGPPQPLHLTHNLVLTDWPGLTLHLDLTGTPTNPTLAVKTPDGHTDTTIPLTTTA, from the coding sequence GTGTCCAGACCCGCCCCCGCCCACAGCCACCGCCCCAGCGGCGGACGCGGCAGCACCCGGGGCGGCCGCCGACGCGCCACCCGGCGCCGCGGACCACGCTACGGCTGGATAGCAGCCGCCCTCACCTGCGCCGTCCTCGGTGTCGGCGGCCTGCTCACGACACACTCCTCCCCCCCGGCCCACGCAGCCGAGGCCGCCGCCGCGACCCCCGCACCATCAGGCAGTTCTGCCGCTTCCACACCCAGTCCCCAGGCCCCCCGGGTGACCCTCGCCGTCCCGGCCACACTGACCGTCCCCGGCCGCACCGACCTGGACTGGCCCTCCTCCGGACAGGCCGCCGTCGCCGTCGAAGGCCTGGGCACCATAGGCAGCAGCGGCCCCAGCAGCACACCCCAGCCCATCGCCTCGGTCACCAAGACCATGACCGCCTACCTCATCCTCAAGGACCACCCCCTCGCGGTCGGCCAACAAGGCCCCAGCATCACCGTCACCCCCGCAGAAGCAGCCCAACTCCCCCAGGAGGAAGCCCTCCAGCAGTCCCTGGTCCCCGTCACCACCGGCGAGCAGTTCACCGAACGCCAGGCCCTGCAGGCCCTCATGCTCGCCTCCGCCGACAACATGGCCCAGATCCTCGCCGACTGGGACTCCGGCACCGAGAACGCGTTCGTCGCCAGGATGAACACCACCGCCACCGCCCTGGGCATGACCCACACCAGCTTCACCCAGCCCTCCGGCTACCTCGGCACCTCCATCTCAACCGCCACCGACCTGGTCACCCTCGGCGAAGCCGCCATGAACGACCCCGCCTTCGCCGACCTCGTCGACGAAACCAGCGCCACCATCCCCAGCGGCACCGTCACCAACTACAACACCCTGCTCGGCACCGACGGCGTCAACGGCATCAAAACCGGCTCCACCTACTGGGCCGGCGGCTGCCTCCTGTTCTCCGCCGCCACCACCGTCGACGGCCACCACACCACCCTCGTCGGCGCCGTCCTCGGCCAACCCGGCAGCATCGACACCATGCTCCCCAACGTCTTCGCCGCCACCCGCCAACTCATCGACAGCACCGACAACACCCTCACCCGCACCACCCTCCTCACCACCACCCAGACCATCGCCACCCGCACCGGCAACGGCCCACCCCAACCCCTCCACCTCACCCACAACCTCGTCCTCACCGACTGGCCCGGCCTCACCCTCCACCTCGACCTCACCGGCACCCCCACCAACCCCACCCTCGCCGTCAAAACCCCCGACGGACACACCGACACCACCATCCCCCTCACCACCACAGCGTGA
- a CDS encoding L,D-transpeptidase family protein: MTQSSGRHARPRTPLLRQGATTAAVAAAGAGASLLGTAAAQAATTPTGTTPVTSYTVVGGDTLSGIAAKDHVPGGYIALAKDNHISSPYVIRPGEKLNLPAGSYVATAAKPPATPFPVAVSVGNATQVITVKANGTYATVTAWQKTGTTWKALYTTSAARVGANGITNGATRTQGTDTTPTGTYTITQGFGNGANPGTAMPYHVVTSQDWWDEDPTSAYYNTMRTTAQGGFHLTQDGADGSEQLADYPVQYHNALVINFNMDPAVHTRGAGIFLHDLGPEAGPTAGCVALPEAVMTDIIRWINPANHPVIAIG, from the coding sequence ATGACCCAGTCCTCCGGACGCCACGCCCGGCCCCGCACACCGCTCCTGCGCCAGGGCGCCACCACCGCGGCCGTCGCCGCAGCAGGGGCAGGCGCCAGCCTGCTGGGCACCGCCGCCGCCCAGGCCGCCACCACCCCCACCGGCACCACCCCGGTCACCAGCTACACCGTCGTCGGCGGCGACACCCTGTCCGGCATAGCCGCCAAGGACCACGTCCCCGGCGGCTACATAGCCCTGGCCAAGGACAACCACATCTCCTCGCCCTACGTCATCCGCCCCGGCGAGAAGCTCAACCTGCCCGCAGGCTCCTACGTCGCCACCGCCGCCAAGCCCCCCGCCACACCGTTCCCCGTGGCCGTCAGCGTCGGCAACGCCACCCAGGTCATCACCGTCAAGGCCAACGGCACCTACGCCACCGTCACCGCCTGGCAGAAGACCGGCACCACCTGGAAGGCCCTCTACACCACCTCCGCCGCCCGCGTCGGCGCCAACGGCATCACCAACGGCGCCACCCGGACCCAGGGCACCGACACCACCCCCACCGGCACCTACACCATCACCCAGGGCTTCGGCAACGGCGCCAACCCCGGCACCGCGATGCCCTACCACGTCGTCACCAGCCAGGACTGGTGGGACGAGGACCCCACCTCCGCCTACTACAACACCATGCGCACCACCGCCCAGGGCGGCTTCCACCTCACCCAGGACGGCGCCGACGGCAGCGAGCAGCTCGCCGACTACCCCGTCCAGTACCACAACGCCCTGGTCATCAACTTCAACATGGACCCCGCCGTCCACACCCGCGGCGCCGGCATCTTCCTGCACGACCTCGGCCCCGAAGCCGGACCCACCGCCGGCTGCGTCGCCCTGCCCGAAGCCGTGATGACCGACATCATCCGCTGGATCAACCCCGCCAACCACCCAGTCATCGCCATCGGATAG
- a CDS encoding LamG-like jellyroll fold domain-containing protein: MMKRQRAGAAHHQGRRSLAVLVVLGVSAVGLAPAYASVPATSHVLNASGSAEPPARTTASDRALNPVPSGFGITALDQLRMQQAAAQARTTGRAVTVDALTTPTEAVLAEPSGKFMLSANPLPVRVARAGGWVPVDLDLARNSDGMWAPGATAYGTVEFSAGGNGPLAVTRSAGTSLTLTWPTTLPAPSVEGQTATYRSVLPGVDLQVSATADGGLSDVLVIYSAQAAADPALKSIRLGTVVRGGRLAPAPDGGLEVTDASGSVVADGATPMQWDSNAVLPASPHTPRGAEVAADASSAGQPGLAARLARVDTRVTSDSVSLVPDAGMLSARSTIWPVYVDPSVNWHPISYGSPMFDEVKQGCAGNSFVNSTSSLADSGYLGVGYNGWQEGECNTGDEHAVYQWNLSKTIWGADINSATVNTLDYYSASCSASATVNLHWSKGMGSGTDWSNRPGYNSYSISQSVGPSYNPQNCPSQSQPAAGFDVLTPIRAEAKAHSTTFTVTLSEDSDESSWNDLGFKRFTNNPTLQIFYNNPPNPPTASTMSAAAGADDAACSTSAPGPYMGKTIESTPPSLTAKVTDPNGDKLQATFQYWINGTTTLHTATSADNLASGTYATVALPSTFVASLTTSQTVDWNVMISDGMDPTTYAQSPICHFTVEPAAPTQPTITSVNNANPDTDVPNAAVGAPAGTPGSFSITGNGTTATTFIYRLDQPPATSNPPASQTVAASGNAATITVTPPSPGPHTLYVYSMDAAGDLSAEQSYPFLAAGHAASTCTSLAACYNNTAISPDSNMSEGAADGTNSFSATDLANAGWNSANWVTVDGASIKLPAFGSGQADNVMAANQTVGFTGSGNALVFLATSTNSTTTVTGAIAGDTTAPYVPANTPFAGSYCFSGTNPMNWCAPTGTITYTNGTSSTYTLTVPDWVSGPASLAAVSLPHSNTPTGQKTQAVKLYPFAVPITPGLTIASVTLPDVSQSVNGGQQALHIFAMATRNTTAGTPEANGTYATPPTGQSWTGAWGNPNEGNYNLLGGSNFSDQTFRIALKPSISGTTVRVKLDNSLGTSTLDIAHATIALSSTPNTIGAVPAATPTTLTFGGSPSTVVPQGGMVYSDPLPFTVTAGQYLLVSYQLSNSVPYLVQHSYANGSYEYITSTGSGDLTTSTSTTPFTTNAAAYGNFTDLVTDLDVQSANVPTEAVLGDNLIDPLQSGTTLPNSNGDRVSDALSGAEPSTAQPFGVLAEGIESNDLMTDNPETFDGSAVGGPSALSRIDRDVLDQPGIKTVIVSEGLEDLLAGDSNTDLQTNGYLALVQQLQGWGITVVLTSLTPCDGFTGDGATPNDPCTLSTVDANRMDVNAYLGGMNLGNPWSTPAVYFADYDAAVAVPDTSNPGVEKLAPGADGGDHANLSVAAFGALANTLLSPQDTWDLNDGNTSTAVTVAQDTAATDDGNQILTPNAITNTNTGNNPLTLSATGATWTNDATRGESLAFDGTTGYAASANTGVINTTGSYTVSAWAKLNTGFSTTGYYTAVGQRDATGVRCGFYLQYSAAYKGWALVVPSTDSAGAPAYYHASSTAAVTAGTWYHLVGTYSAATGTMSLYVNGTLVGTGTDTTPWAANGPLLIGGADGGNTPGTVADFPGSISNVQAFNYALAPNQVTALYQQIQ, translated from the coding sequence ATGATGAAGAGACAACGCGCTGGTGCCGCGCACCACCAGGGGCGCAGGTCCCTGGCGGTGCTGGTGGTGCTGGGGGTGAGCGCGGTCGGGCTGGCGCCCGCGTACGCATCGGTCCCCGCTACCTCACACGTACTCAACGCCAGCGGTTCCGCGGAACCGCCGGCCCGCACGACCGCCTCAGACCGCGCACTGAACCCGGTCCCCAGCGGTTTCGGGATCACTGCTCTGGACCAGCTACGGATGCAGCAGGCCGCCGCGCAGGCCAGGACCACGGGTCGGGCGGTGACGGTCGATGCGTTGACGACTCCGACCGAGGCGGTGCTGGCGGAGCCCTCGGGCAAGTTCATGCTGTCCGCGAACCCGCTTCCAGTGCGCGTTGCGCGTGCGGGCGGCTGGGTCCCGGTCGATCTGGACCTGGCGCGGAACAGCGACGGCATGTGGGCGCCGGGGGCGACCGCCTACGGCACGGTGGAGTTCTCCGCCGGCGGCAACGGGCCGCTGGCGGTGACGCGCTCCGCCGGGACCTCGTTGACCCTGACGTGGCCGACGACCCTGCCGGCGCCGTCGGTCGAGGGCCAGACGGCCACCTACCGGTCGGTGCTCCCGGGCGTCGACCTTCAGGTGTCGGCGACCGCCGACGGCGGCCTGAGCGACGTCCTGGTCATCTACTCGGCGCAGGCGGCCGCCGATCCGGCGCTGAAGTCGATCCGGTTGGGCACAGTGGTGCGCGGTGGCCGTCTCGCGCCGGCACCGGACGGCGGCCTGGAGGTGACCGATGCCTCGGGAAGCGTGGTCGCCGACGGCGCCACGCCGATGCAGTGGGACTCCAACGCCGTCCTGCCCGCCTCGCCGCACACGCCGCGGGGCGCGGAGGTCGCAGCCGACGCGTCCTCCGCGGGGCAGCCCGGCCTGGCCGCACGCCTCGCCCGGGTGGACACCCGCGTCACCTCGGACTCTGTGTCCCTGGTCCCCGACGCCGGGATGTTGTCCGCCCGCTCCACCATCTGGCCGGTGTACGTCGACCCGTCGGTCAACTGGCACCCCATCAGCTACGGCTCGCCGATGTTCGACGAGGTCAAGCAGGGATGCGCGGGCAACTCCTTCGTCAACAGCACCAGTTCGCTGGCGGACAGCGGATACCTGGGAGTGGGCTACAACGGCTGGCAGGAGGGCGAGTGCAACACCGGTGACGAGCACGCGGTCTACCAGTGGAACCTGTCCAAGACGATCTGGGGCGCGGACATCAACAGCGCCACGGTCAACACCCTGGACTACTACTCCGCGTCCTGCTCTGCTTCGGCGACGGTGAACCTGCACTGGTCCAAGGGCATGGGGTCCGGCACCGACTGGAGCAACCGGCCCGGCTACAACAGCTACTCCATCTCGCAGAGCGTAGGCCCTTCCTACAACCCGCAGAACTGCCCGAGCCAGAGCCAGCCCGCTGCCGGCTTCGACGTGCTGACCCCGATCCGGGCCGAGGCGAAGGCGCACTCGACCACCTTCACCGTGACACTCAGCGAGGACTCGGACGAGTCCTCCTGGAACGACCTGGGGTTCAAGCGCTTCACCAACAACCCCACCCTGCAGATCTTCTACAACAACCCGCCCAACCCGCCGACCGCGAGCACGATGTCCGCGGCCGCGGGGGCGGACGACGCCGCCTGCTCCACCTCGGCCCCGGGCCCGTACATGGGCAAGACGATCGAGTCGACGCCGCCTTCCCTGACGGCGAAGGTGACCGACCCGAACGGGGACAAGCTCCAGGCCACGTTCCAGTACTGGATCAACGGCACCACGACCCTGCACACGGCCACCAGTGCGGACAACCTGGCCTCGGGGACGTACGCGACCGTTGCCCTCCCGTCCACCTTCGTCGCCTCGCTGACCACGAGCCAGACCGTGGACTGGAACGTCATGATCAGTGACGGGATGGACCCGACGACCTACGCGCAGTCACCGATCTGCCACTTCACCGTCGAGCCCGCCGCCCCGACCCAACCGACGATCACCTCTGTGAACAACGCCAACCCGGACACGGACGTGCCGAACGCCGCCGTCGGCGCCCCCGCGGGCACGCCCGGCTCGTTCTCCATCACCGGGAACGGCACCACGGCCACGACGTTCATCTACAGGCTCGACCAGCCCCCGGCCACCAGCAACCCGCCGGCCAGCCAGACCGTGGCCGCGTCCGGGAACGCCGCCACGATCACGGTCACCCCGCCCTCCCCGGGCCCGCACACCCTGTACGTCTACTCGATGGACGCGGCCGGCGACCTCTCCGCTGAACAGAGCTACCCGTTCCTGGCAGCAGGGCACGCGGCCAGTACGTGCACATCGCTGGCCGCCTGCTACAACAACACCGCGATCTCCCCGGACAGCAACATGTCCGAAGGCGCGGCGGACGGCACAAACAGCTTCTCGGCGACAGACCTGGCCAACGCGGGCTGGAACAGCGCGAACTGGGTCACCGTCGACGGTGCCTCCATCAAGCTCCCCGCCTTCGGATCGGGCCAGGCCGACAACGTCATGGCCGCCAACCAGACGGTCGGCTTCACCGGCAGCGGCAATGCGCTGGTGTTCCTCGCCACGTCCACGAACTCGACCACGACCGTCACCGGCGCGATCGCCGGCGACACGACCGCCCCCTACGTCCCCGCGAACACACCCTTCGCCGGCTCCTACTGCTTCAGCGGCACCAACCCGATGAACTGGTGCGCGCCGACCGGCACGATCACCTACACCAACGGCACCAGCAGCACCTACACCCTCACTGTCCCGGACTGGGTCAGCGGCCCCGCCTCGCTGGCCGCGGTCTCCCTCCCGCACTCGAACACCCCCACGGGCCAGAAGACCCAGGCCGTGAAGCTCTACCCCTTCGCCGTCCCGATCACCCCGGGACTCACGATCGCCTCGGTGACGCTGCCCGACGTCAGCCAGTCGGTCAACGGCGGACAGCAGGCCCTGCACATCTTCGCCATGGCGACACGCAACACCACCGCGGGCACCCCCGAGGCGAACGGCACCTACGCCACCCCGCCCACCGGGCAGTCCTGGACCGGCGCCTGGGGCAACCCGAACGAGGGCAACTACAACCTCCTGGGCGGCAGCAACTTCTCCGACCAGACGTTCCGCATCGCCCTCAAGCCCTCCATCTCCGGCACCACCGTCCGCGTCAAACTCGACAACAGCCTGGGCACCAGCACCCTGGACATCGCCCACGCCACCATCGCGCTCAGCTCCACACCGAACACGATCGGCGCCGTCCCGGCAGCCACACCCACCACGCTGACATTCGGCGGCAGCCCGAGCACCGTGGTGCCCCAGGGCGGGATGGTCTACAGCGACCCGCTGCCGTTCACCGTGACCGCGGGCCAGTACCTGCTGGTGTCCTACCAGCTCTCGAACTCGGTCCCCTACCTGGTGCAGCACTCCTACGCCAACGGCTCCTACGAATACATCACCAGCACGGGCTCCGGTGACCTGACCACCAGCACCAGCACCACCCCGTTCACCACGAACGCCGCCGCCTACGGCAACTTCACCGACCTGGTCACCGACCTGGACGTGCAGTCCGCCAACGTCCCCACCGAGGCCGTGCTCGGCGACAACCTGATCGACCCGCTCCAGTCCGGCACCACACTGCCCAACTCCAACGGCGACCGGGTCTCCGACGCGCTGTCGGGCGCCGAGCCCAGCACCGCACAGCCCTTCGGCGTGCTGGCCGAGGGCATCGAGTCCAACGACCTCATGACGGACAACCCGGAAACCTTCGACGGCAGCGCCGTCGGCGGACCCTCCGCCCTGTCCCGCATCGACCGCGACGTCCTGGACCAGCCGGGCATCAAGACCGTCATCGTCAGTGAGGGCCTGGAAGACCTCCTGGCCGGCGACAGCAACACCGACCTGCAGACCAACGGCTACCTCGCCCTGGTCCAGCAGCTCCAGGGCTGGGGCATCACCGTGGTCCTCACCTCGCTGACCCCGTGCGACGGGTTCACCGGCGACGGGGCAACCCCGAACGACCCCTGCACCCTGAGTACCGTCGACGCCAACCGCATGGACGTCAACGCCTACCTGGGCGGCATGAACCTCGGCAACCCCTGGAGCACCCCCGCGGTCTACTTCGCCGACTACGACGCCGCAGTCGCGGTCCCCGACACCAGCAATCCCGGTGTGGAGAAGCTCGCCCCCGGCGCGGACGGCGGCGACCACGCCAACCTCTCCGTCGCCGCCTTCGGCGCGCTGGCCAACACACTCCTGTCACCACAGGACACCTGGGATCTCAACGACGGCAATACGAGCACCGCAGTGACCGTCGCCCAAGACACCGCCGCCACCGACGACGGCAACCAAATCCTCACCCCCAACGCCATCACCAACACCAACACCGGCAACAACCCACTCACACTCAGCGCCACCGGAGCGACCTGGACCAACGACGCCACCCGCGGCGAATCCCTCGCGTTCGACGGCACAACCGGCTACGCCGCCAGCGCCAACACCGGCGTCATCAACACCACCGGCAGCTACACGGTCTCCGCCTGGGCCAAGCTCAACACCGGGTTCAGCACCACCGGCTACTACACCGCGGTCGGACAGCGCGACGCCACCGGCGTGCGCTGCGGCTTCTACCTCCAGTACTCGGCCGCCTACAAGGGCTGGGCCCTGGTCGTGCCGAGCACCGACTCCGCCGGCGCCCCCGCCTACTACCACGCCAGCAGCACCGCCGCCGTGACAGCGGGAACCTGGTACCACCTGGTCGGCACCTACAGCGCCGCCACCGGCACCATGAGCCTGTACGTCAACGGCACCCTGGTCGGCACCGGCACCGACACCACCCCCTGGGCGGCAAACGGACCGCTGCTGATCGGCGGTGCCGACGGCGGCAACACCCCGGGCACCGTCGCCGACTTCCCCGGATCGATCAGCAACGTCCAAGCATTCAACTACGCTCTCGCTCCGAACCAGGTCACCGCGCTCTACCAGCAGATCCAGTAA